A window of Cohnella herbarum contains these coding sequences:
- a CDS encoding TetR/AcrR family transcriptional regulator — MSSINILEAIVAKSKLSKKETAKQQKIVESAIALFAEKGYSNTSTSEIAKKSGVAEGTIFRHYGTKENLLLSVIAPFLKESMPDLAKDLREEVNPDNNTRFEDFIESLIRNRLNFLKANREIFRVVIKELLYRDELRYDLFPHIGKEMSAFIGNAINDYKARGELADIPNDQLIRMILSTIGSQFVVRFVLSPETNADNEEREIESLVRFIVYGVSARD, encoded by the coding sequence ATGTCCTCGATAAATATTTTGGAAGCAATCGTAGCCAAATCCAAACTCTCGAAAAAAGAAACGGCCAAACAGCAAAAAATCGTGGAATCGGCCATCGCTTTATTCGCGGAGAAAGGATACTCCAATACGTCGACCAGCGAAATCGCCAAAAAATCGGGAGTGGCGGAAGGTACTATCTTTCGCCATTACGGTACGAAGGAAAATTTATTGCTTTCCGTCATTGCGCCGTTCTTGAAGGAATCCATGCCTGACTTGGCCAAGGATTTAAGAGAAGAAGTAAATCCGGATAACAATACCCGTTTCGAGGATTTTATCGAATCCTTGATTCGTAACCGGCTGAACTTCTTGAAAGCAAACCGGGAAATCTTCCGGGTGGTTATCAAGGAGCTGTTATATCGCGACGAGCTTCGCTACGACCTATTTCCCCATATCGGCAAGGAAATGTCCGCTTTTATCGGCAACGCGATAAACGACTACAAGGCCCGAGGCGAACTGGCGGACATCCCCAACGATCAGTTGATAAGGATGATTTTATCTACGATCGGAAGCCAGTTCGTCGTTCGGTTCGTGTTGTCTCCGGAAACTAACGCGGATAACGAAGAGCGGGAGATCGAAAGTCTCGTTCGATTTATCGTATACGGCGTATCGGCTAGAGACTAA
- a CDS encoding M56 family metallopeptidase yields MMRRKKQTYVVLAVSVAIAMLVLSQMGMYVAHLLWGTSLHRNIFNFCIGLFHPDSLPFRVITILLNLLIVSTLGIGIFGGAHQFILLRRFRNKLSAITDSRLSEHITRKFNRHSDLIVVKQERMLAFTVGFRQPRIVLSTALIDRLDEQELRAVIEHESFHQINRDTAKILLTRLISQALWFIPLARWSYLNYKIISELAADEYAIHRTGSELGLGSAILKLIRSGPNLNATPELANFSDGSINYRLQELVNPVRTLPVKLDATSIVTSAYMLVLIMFMMLLAGI; encoded by the coding sequence ATGATGCGGAGAAAAAAACAAACGTATGTCGTCCTCGCCGTTAGCGTTGCAATCGCCATGCTGGTGTTAAGCCAAATGGGGATGTACGTAGCGCATTTGCTGTGGGGGACTAGCCTGCACAGAAATATTTTTAACTTCTGTATCGGATTATTCCATCCGGATTCTTTGCCGTTTCGTGTAATCACTATCCTGCTCAATCTACTTATCGTTTCTACATTAGGAATCGGAATATTCGGAGGAGCGCATCAGTTTATTCTCCTTCGCCGTTTCAGGAACAAACTGAGCGCGATAACCGATTCGCGTCTATCGGAACATATTACCCGGAAATTTAACCGTCATTCCGATCTGATCGTCGTGAAGCAGGAACGAATGCTCGCGTTTACGGTCGGTTTCCGCCAACCTCGAATCGTGTTGTCTACGGCATTGATCGATAGATTGGACGAGCAGGAGCTGAGGGCGGTTATCGAACATGAATCGTTTCATCAGATTAACCGCGATACGGCTAAGATTCTTCTAACCCGCTTAATCTCGCAAGCCCTGTGGTTTATCCCGCTTGCGCGATGGTCCTATTTGAATTATAAAATCATCAGCGAGCTCGCGGCCGACGAATATGCGATTCATCGAACGGGATCCGAACTCGGCTTAGGCAGCGCCATATTAAAGCTGATCAGAAGCGGGCCAAATCTTAATGCGACTCCCGAGTTGGCGAATTTCTCCGACGGTTCGATCAACTATAGGCTGCAGGAGCTCGTTAATCCGGTGCGCACCCTTCCGGTGAAGCTGGACGCGACATCCATCGTGACCTCGGCCTATATGCTGGTGCTTATTATGTTCATGATGCTGCTCGCGGGCATCTGA
- the tatA gene encoding twin-arginine translocase TatA/TatE family subunit produces the protein MPLNIGWTGILLLVLIALLIFGPSKLPQLGKAIGTTLREFRTGTKDLIEEEADEGHSRRPK, from the coding sequence ATGCCTTTAAATATTGGCTGGACGGGAATATTGCTTCTGGTGCTGATTGCTTTGTTGATCTTCGGCCCTTCCAAATTGCCGCAATTGGGTAAAGCGATCGGAACGACGTTAAGGGAGTTTAGAACGGGAACCAAAGATTTAATCGAGGAGGAAGCGGACGAAGGCCATTCTAGGCGGCCCAAGTGA
- a CDS encoding ABC transporter permease, with amino-acid sequence MRTVALTKRIIRQMLRDKRTLALLFVAPLIILTLVNLILNGNGEVAPPRLGVISVEKPLLQALEQSGIVIEEVAVDTKETIVNDRLDGILRMTDGKLTLTLTNAEPSEAKALKMKVSQTIASLVIANLATDFVPPNLSINYVYGNGDTNFFDVLSPILVGFFVFFFVFLISGIGLLRERTTGTLERLMSTPIRRAEVITGYLTGYGIFAVIQTIIVVLFAVNVLDIALVGSIWNVLLINLLLALVALSLGILLSTFAASEFQMVQFIPIVVLPQVFFAGIVPIDGMADWLQAFGQIMPLYYAADALKGVMYRGEVFGDIAVNILILVLFATIFIVLNALALKKYRK; translated from the coding sequence ATGAGAACGGTTGCGTTAACGAAAAGAATCATTCGGCAAATGCTTCGGGACAAACGCACGCTGGCGTTATTATTCGTAGCCCCGTTAATCATTCTGACCCTCGTGAATCTCATTCTGAACGGCAATGGCGAAGTTGCCCCGCCGAGACTAGGCGTCATTAGCGTCGAGAAGCCGCTTCTGCAAGCGTTAGAACAAAGCGGGATCGTCATCGAAGAAGTCGCCGTCGATACGAAAGAAACGATCGTAAACGATCGGCTGGACGGCATCCTGCGGATGACGGACGGCAAGCTGACTCTCACGCTTACGAACGCGGAACCTTCGGAAGCTAAGGCTTTGAAGATGAAGGTCAGTCAAACGATCGCCTCGCTCGTCATCGCCAACTTAGCTACCGATTTCGTACCTCCTAACCTGTCCATAAACTACGTTTACGGCAACGGAGACACCAACTTTTTCGACGTGTTAAGTCCCATTCTCGTCGGGTTCTTCGTCTTCTTCTTCGTGTTCCTGATCTCTGGAATCGGCTTGTTGCGCGAACGGACGACGGGGACGCTGGAAAGGCTGATGTCCACGCCGATCCGAAGGGCGGAAGTGATCACGGGATACTTGACGGGGTACGGGATATTCGCGGTTATTCAAACGATCATCGTCGTCTTGTTCGCCGTAAACGTATTGGATATCGCGCTCGTGGGTTCCATATGGAACGTGCTGCTTATTAACTTGTTGCTCGCGTTGGTCGCTCTATCTCTAGGAATACTGTTGTCGACTTTCGCTGCGTCCGAATTCCAGATGGTACAATTTATCCCGATCGTCGTATTGCCGCAAGTATTCTTCGCCGGAATCGTCCCGATCGACGGGATGGCGGATTGGCTGCAAGCTTTCGGGCAAATCATGCCGCTCTATTATGCGGCGGATGCGTTAAAAGGCGTTATGTACCGAGGAGAAGTTTTCGGCGATATTGCGGTTAATATACTGATTCTGGTGCTCTTCGCGACGATTTTTATCGTCCTTAACGCATTGGCATTGAAAAAATACCGCAAATAA
- a CDS encoding cation diffusion facilitator family transporter — protein sequence MKTVDYHHLDHVKEQQSSKRTLWITLLLTLFFTVVEIIGGVLSQSLALLSDSAHMISDVLALGLSMFAIYMATRKPNDQYTFGFLRFEIIASFLNGLTLILIALWIFVEGIKRMIHPQQVDLGLMLVIASIGLVVNITLTIILSRSMKAENNLNVKSALWHFIGDLLSSVGVIVSALLIRFTGWQAIDPLISMVIGGIICFGGYKIIREAYLILMETVPEKFDLNEIRADLGNIEGIEDVHEMHLWAVSTEHYSLTAHVFARVDIQPFCIILAINEMLKSKYGIGHSTIQIEHAAIHDHGEYGRNFLLNHV from the coding sequence ATGAAAACGGTCGATTATCATCACTTGGACCATGTCAAAGAACAGCAGTCCTCGAAGCGAACGCTGTGGATTACTCTCCTCTTGACTTTGTTCTTTACCGTTGTCGAGATTATTGGCGGGGTACTGTCGCAGTCGCTAGCTTTGTTGTCCGATTCCGCGCATATGATATCCGACGTGCTCGCCTTAGGACTGAGCATGTTCGCGATCTACATGGCCACGCGTAAACCCAATGACCAATATACTTTCGGATTTCTGCGTTTCGAGATCATCGCTTCTTTCCTGAACGGGCTAACGTTAATCTTAATCGCCCTATGGATCTTCGTGGAAGGAATCAAAAGAATGATCCACCCTCAACAAGTCGATCTGGGATTGATGCTGGTCATAGCCTCCATCGGATTGGTCGTAAACATTACGTTAACGATTATCCTATCGCGCAGCATGAAGGCCGAGAATAACCTAAACGTCAAAAGCGCTCTATGGCACTTCATCGGGGATTTACTGAGCTCGGTTGGCGTAATCGTATCGGCCTTGCTTATCCGTTTCACCGGTTGGCAAGCGATCGACCCGCTAATCAGCATGGTCATTGGCGGAATCATTTGTTTCGGAGGGTACAAAATCATTCGGGAGGCTTATTTAATCCTGATGGAAACCGTGCCGGAGAAATTCGATTTGAATGAAATACGTGCCGATCTCGGCAATATCGAGGGCATCGAAGACGTTCATGAGATGCATTTGTGGGCTGTGTCGACGGAACACTATTCGCTTACGGCTCATGTGTTCGCACGAGTCGACATACAGCCCTTCTGCATCATCCTCGCCATTAACGAAATGCTCAAAAGCAAATACGGAATCGGTCATTCCACGATTCAGATCGAGCATGCGGCGATTCATGACCATGGCGAGTACGGGCGCAATTTTTTACTGAATCATGTTTAG
- a CDS encoding rhomboid family intramembrane serine protease: MLFLRYENFRGYLRLYPITALILAVNLIMFLLDNWFLDSRLTIWGLFYQEPVFNRYGMAEPYRYLSSIILHAGWEHLLFNCFSTLVFAPPLERMLGHLRYLLFYLVAGIGGNALSAIIHAGSEYASVGASGAIYGVFGAYLFLAVFRKAALDEATRKTIYGTLVFGVIYSVLSPNINLWAHIGGALSGFAMMGAIVTLRKKVRDRLSSR; encoded by the coding sequence ATGCTATTCTTGCGATACGAAAATTTCCGCGGTTATCTCCGATTGTATCCGATCACGGCTCTAATTCTCGCCGTGAACTTGATCATGTTTCTGTTGGACAATTGGTTCCTGGATTCCCGATTAACCATTTGGGGATTGTTCTATCAAGAGCCGGTGTTCAATCGATACGGAATGGCCGAACCTTATCGTTACCTGTCCTCTATTATCCTTCACGCGGGCTGGGAACATCTCCTGTTCAATTGCTTCTCGACATTGGTATTCGCTCCTCCATTAGAGCGCATGTTGGGTCATCTTCGGTATTTGTTGTTTTATTTGGTCGCGGGCATAGGAGGAAACGCATTAAGCGCGATCATTCACGCCGGCTCGGAATATGCGTCGGTAGGTGCTTCCGGCGCGATATACGGCGTGTTCGGAGCTTATCTCTTTCTTGCCGTTTTCCGAAAGGCCGCATTGGACGAAGCAACGCGCAAGACGATCTACGGAACCTTGGTCTTCGGCGTAATCTACTCGGTATTGTCCCCGAACATTAATCTCTGGGCCCATATCGGGGGCGCACTCTCAGGTTTCGCTATGATGGGCGCCATCGTTACATTAAGGAAGAAAGTCCGCGACAGGTTAAGTTCTCGTTAA
- a CDS encoding helix-turn-helix domain-containing protein has protein sequence MESNRYAEIDEAIAYIHRNIYDPLPLNQLASHVGYSPFHFTRIFKERIGLSPLYYASSIRLQKAKDLLLRTNLGIRDIGLEIGQQSLGTFTTRFTERVGVTPSQFRNSTIEAENHLNNLQKLKDWQPRIEANGAYATVEGSVRTEVPISGVVLIGLFAKPIPEGFPLYGTLIPSHGEFRLTDVRPGTYYLMATSVLWGMQAVDFLLPHTTLRTRSKEPITVHAGSSVPYQQVTLHPPLPDDPPILVSLSLLMNHFLNQVLQISNR, from the coding sequence ATGGAGTCCAACCGCTATGCGGAGATCGACGAAGCGATCGCTTATATTCACAGGAACATTTACGATCCGTTGCCGCTGAACCAATTAGCAAGCCATGTTGGCTATAGTCCTTTTCATTTTACGCGTATTTTTAAGGAAAGAATCGGCTTGTCGCCCTTGTATTATGCGTCTTCGATTCGTCTGCAGAAGGCCAAAGACTTGCTTCTTCGCACGAACCTGGGCATACGGGATATCGGGCTGGAGATCGGACAGCAAAGTCTAGGAACGTTTACTACGCGGTTTACGGAGCGGGTAGGAGTGACTCCGTCTCAATTTCGCAATTCTACGATAGAGGCGGAAAATCACCTTAACAATTTGCAGAAGCTTAAAGATTGGCAACCGCGCATTGAAGCTAATGGGGCATACGCGACCGTAGAAGGTAGCGTGCGGACGGAAGTTCCGATTTCTGGCGTCGTCTTGATCGGTTTGTTCGCCAAGCCGATCCCCGAGGGGTTTCCCCTCTATGGAACGTTGATTCCTTCGCATGGAGAGTTCCGTCTGACCGACGTGAGACCCGGTACTTATTACCTGATGGCTACTTCCGTGCTCTGGGGAATGCAGGCCGTCGATTTCCTGCTACCGCATACGACATTGCGAACCCGCTCTAAGGAGCCCATTACGGTACATGCGGGTTCATCCGTTCCCTATCAGCAGGTTACGCTGCATCCGCCGCTTCCCGACGATCCCCCGATTCTGGTTTCCCTATCCTTGTTAATGAATCATTTCTTGAACCAAGTTCTGCAGATTAGCAATCGATGA
- a CDS encoding hemerythrin domain-containing protein, which yields MTNSGSPLLDLYQSYDQWKEEHDALRDKLNKLCVKMRWNPGNFDYPYWGMHLRQVHEDFMPFMEEWQTHQEKERTIVYPIAKCSGKGGRMGQVSVLEQDDRIVLQFYESYLLSLESGEPAEESLTRLLQVLIIISEHFRVEDETIVPAAERLMEEIEYIGS from the coding sequence ATGACGAATTCGGGTTCGCCGTTGCTTGATCTCTATCAGTCATACGACCAGTGGAAAGAAGAACACGATGCTTTGCGGGATAAACTGAACAAGCTATGCGTGAAAATGAGATGGAATCCGGGAAACTTCGATTATCCCTATTGGGGAATGCATCTGCGCCAAGTGCATGAGGATTTCATGCCTTTCATGGAGGAATGGCAGACGCATCAGGAAAAGGAACGGACTATCGTGTATCCGATCGCTAAGTGCTCCGGTAAAGGCGGACGAATGGGGCAAGTGTCGGTGCTAGAACAGGACGATAGAATCGTTCTTCAGTTCTATGAGTCATACTTATTGTCCTTGGAAAGCGGAGAACCGGCAGAAGAATCGCTTACGCGCCTGCTTCAGGTGCTCATCATCATCTCCGAACACTTCCGAGTCGAGGATGAGACGATCGTTCCAGCGGCAGAACGATTAATGGAGGAAATCGAATATATCGGCTCATAA
- a CDS encoding DUF421 domain-containing protein → MGVWEIVLRSLLAFALMMVIARIMGKPTIAQMTYHDFVASITLGAISANLAFNDKLAVWKILTAVIVFSGIAYLLMVLSLKNRILRKWLSGEPTVLIQDGKILERNMKKLKVSLDMLNQELRAKAIFNIEEVKYAILELNGHLSVMRTSDSMAVTIKDLNLKSDTKLSFPIELIMDGTVISNNLKQNGISEKWLDAELHKKNLSLEKVNYAVINSEGKVIFDEYEDHIRHAIDRE, encoded by the coding sequence ATGGGTGTATGGGAAATCGTGCTGAGATCGTTGCTAGCGTTTGCTCTTATGATGGTCATTGCTCGAATTATGGGTAAACCGACGATCGCCCAGATGACCTATCATGATTTTGTGGCCTCGATTACTCTAGGCGCCATATCCGCTAACTTAGCCTTTAATGACAAACTTGCCGTATGGAAAATACTTACCGCGGTAATCGTCTTCTCCGGAATCGCTTATCTCTTGATGGTACTGTCTTTGAAAAACCGAATTCTGCGCAAATGGTTGTCAGGCGAACCGACCGTTCTCATTCAGGACGGCAAAATTCTGGAGCGGAATATGAAGAAACTCAAGGTTTCACTAGATATGCTGAATCAAGAACTAAGAGCAAAAGCGATCTTTAACATCGAAGAAGTCAAGTACGCCATACTCGAACTAAACGGACATCTATCGGTGATGCGAACATCCGACAGTATGGCTGTAACGATAAAGGACTTGAATTTGAAATCGGACACCAAGCTATCGTTTCCGATCGAATTAATTATGGACGGAACCGTTATTTCCAATAACTTAAAGCAAAACGGTATCTCGGAAAAATGGTTAGACGCGGAGCTGCACAAGAAAAACCTCTCTCTGGAAAAGGTCAATTATGCCGTCATCAATTCCGAAGGGAAAGTGATCTTCGATGAGTACGAAGATCATATCCGCCATGCCATTGACCGGGAATGA
- a CDS encoding multicopper oxidase domain-containing protein, giving the protein MAFDPKRPISRREVLKWGAAGTLGVLGGALLNPGSWFGRTVKAMDKHDVHSALQTQKHAMMTHGYDPGKERTKGLEAAIEALTSFDYGKVSTRADGRVLREYELVAMDTEVEIANGIKFPGWAYNGTIPGPTLRCTEGDIVRIKFWNGSKHPHSIHFHGIHPTKMDGIEPVQSGTEFIYEFEAKPAGLHIYHCHIPPLAKHIHKGLYGNFIIDPKKPRKTAHELNMVMNGFDLDLDGENEVYTVNGYAFAFHAYPIEVKVGELVRVYLSNLTEFDLINSFHLHANFFRYYEVGADPEARPVLTDTIMQCQGQRGILEIVFPEPGQYMFHAHQSEFAELGWLGFFEAKA; this is encoded by the coding sequence ATGGCATTCGATCCAAAGCGACCTATATCGAGAAGAGAAGTATTGAAGTGGGGGGCTGCAGGTACGTTGGGCGTACTTGGAGGAGCATTGTTAAATCCGGGTTCATGGTTCGGAAGAACGGTCAAAGCGATGGATAAGCACGATGTTCATTCGGCGTTGCAAACCCAGAAGCATGCCATGATGACCCACGGATACGATCCGGGTAAGGAAAGGACGAAAGGGTTGGAAGCGGCGATCGAGGCTCTAACTTCTTTCGATTACGGTAAAGTCAGTACCCGGGCGGACGGACGCGTCTTAAGGGAGTATGAGTTGGTAGCTATGGATACGGAAGTCGAGATCGCGAACGGAATCAAATTTCCCGGATGGGCTTATAACGGCACGATTCCCGGTCCGACTCTTCGATGCACCGAGGGAGATATCGTTCGAATCAAGTTTTGGAACGGTTCCAAACATCCGCATTCCATCCACTTTCATGGCATTCATCCGACGAAGATGGATGGAATAGAGCCCGTGCAATCCGGCACGGAGTTCATTTACGAGTTTGAGGCCAAGCCGGCAGGGTTGCACATTTACCATTGTCATATTCCGCCGCTTGCCAAGCATATTCACAAAGGGTTATACGGGAACTTCATTATTGATCCCAAGAAACCAAGAAAAACCGCGCACGAGCTAAACATGGTCATGAACGGATTCGATCTGGATCTGGACGGTGAGAACGAGGTTTATACGGTTAACGGTTACGCCTTCGCATTCCATGCCTATCCGATCGAAGTCAAAGTAGGGGAGCTCGTTCGCGTTTACTTAAGTAATCTAACGGAATTCGATCTCATTAATTCTTTCCACCTTCATGCGAATTTCTTTCGTTATTACGAAGTCGGTGCGGATCCGGAAGCGAGACCGGTGCTTACGGATACGATCATGCAATGCCAAGGGCAACGCGGAATATTGGAAATCGTGTTTCCCGAACCCGGCCAATATATGTTTCATGCGCACCAAAGCGAATTCGCCGAGCTTGGCTGGCTAGGTTTCTTCGAAGCTAAAGCTTAA
- a CDS encoding BlaI/MecI/CopY family transcriptional regulator — translation MSIKSFKYDEVGLNRFFGTLEAKIMELLWNSEEMSIKEVQSRLEQSKPINFNTVMTVMNRLVDKGILLKRSRSRQSLYKPSQSKERFIEEQSKKLTENLFEEFGGLVINHMIDVLKEVDQELLDQLELKIQGLKRKPE, via the coding sequence TTGAGTATCAAAAGTTTTAAATACGACGAAGTGGGATTAAATCGGTTTTTCGGAACGTTGGAAGCCAAGATCATGGAACTGCTATGGAATTCGGAAGAGATGAGCATCAAGGAAGTGCAATCAAGACTAGAGCAGAGCAAGCCCATTAACTTCAATACGGTTATGACGGTGATGAATCGGTTAGTGGACAAGGGCATTTTGCTAAAGCGATCTCGTTCCAGGCAGTCTCTGTACAAGCCTAGCCAATCGAAAGAACGGTTTATCGAGGAGCAATCCAAGAAACTAACGGAAAATCTGTTCGAGGAATTCGGCGGACTCGTCATCAACCATATGATCGACGTGTTGAAGGAAGTAGATCAAGAGCTGCTTGATCAATTGGAGCTTAAAATCCAAGGATTGAAGAGGAAGCCGGAATGA
- a CDS encoding ABC transporter ATP-binding protein has protein sequence MGSSVKVIGVSKNYGKKTILNEINLDIQSGQIYGLIGPSGAGKTTLVKMLVGMETADTGTVHVLGEKMPNLKLLQEIGYMAQSDALYAELSGEENLEFFASLFKLGKKERKDRIAYTAQLVNLTEELKKRVSAYSGGMKRRLSLAIALIQNPRILILDEPTVGIDPELRLSIWNELLRLKNEEGKTVIVTTHVMDEAGRCDFLAMVREGRILTTGSPTELMEQYGVGSLEDVFLNAGGKRQ, from the coding sequence ATGGGTTCATCCGTGAAAGTGATCGGCGTCAGCAAGAATTATGGGAAAAAGACGATTCTGAACGAAATAAACCTGGACATTCAGAGCGGCCAAATCTATGGTTTGATCGGTCCTTCGGGTGCCGGCAAAACAACGCTCGTTAAAATGCTGGTCGGCATGGAGACGGCGGATACGGGGACGGTTCATGTGTTGGGCGAGAAAATGCCGAATCTGAAATTGCTCCAGGAAATCGGCTACATGGCGCAATCCGATGCCTTATACGCGGAGCTATCGGGAGAAGAGAATCTCGAGTTTTTCGCCTCCTTGTTCAAGCTCGGCAAGAAGGAGAGAAAGGATCGGATAGCGTACACCGCGCAGCTGGTAAACTTGACAGAGGAACTGAAGAAGAGGGTGTCCGCGTACTCCGGGGGCATGAAGCGCAGGCTCTCGCTAGCGATCGCATTAATTCAGAATCCCCGGATTCTGATCCTGGACGAACCTACGGTCGGCATCGACCCGGAGCTTAGATTATCGATATGGAACGAGCTGCTGCGCCTGAAGAACGAAGAAGGCAAGACGGTTATCGTAACGACGCATGTCATGGATGAAGCGGGGAGATGCGATTTCCTTGCGATGGTGAGAGAAGGAAGAATATTGACGACAGGCTCCCCGACAGAGCTAATGGAACAATACGGGGTCGGAAGCCTTGAGGATGTATTCCTGAACGCAGGGGGGAAGCGCCAATGA
- a CDS encoding ZIP family metal transporter — protein sequence MQSELNLGNPKPMKRYWIWGVVPLILLAVIIYLLSSLGTGIKDTPVAPVEVLNVEKITLTEDGFTVKVLNSGPETVTIAQVVVNDAFWNASFHPSKTIGRLGKTEVSIPYGWVDGEPYTITLITTNGLLFTGEVAVAAMTPVADVNRFAQYALIGFYVGIVPIGLGLLWFPFLRRFSDKGIQGILALTVGLLFFLAVDTVQEGLELGAEAPGIFQGTGLVWFGALLSFLFLLALDQANERKGTPDGKQLAYKIAGGIGLHNLGEGLAIGAAFAAGEAALGTFLIIGFTLHNITEGVGIASPLLKDQPTWRTFLTLALIAGAPAILGTWIGGFVFNDTLAALFFGIGAGAIVQVIYVISKMVIREAAKAGRPAVSWVNLASLTLGIVLMYVTALFVSV from the coding sequence ATGCAAAGCGAATTGAATCTCGGCAATCCTAAGCCGATGAAGCGATATTGGATCTGGGGAGTCGTTCCTCTAATTTTGCTGGCCGTTATTATTTATTTGTTATCGAGTCTCGGAACCGGAATCAAAGATACACCGGTAGCTCCGGTCGAAGTTCTCAACGTTGAGAAAATCACTTTGACGGAGGACGGATTTACGGTAAAAGTGCTTAACTCCGGTCCGGAAACCGTCACGATCGCGCAAGTAGTCGTCAACGATGCATTCTGGAATGCGTCATTCCATCCGAGTAAGACGATAGGGCGGTTAGGAAAGACGGAAGTTTCGATCCCTTACGGTTGGGTGGATGGCGAACCTTACACGATTACACTGATCACGACGAACGGCCTGTTATTTACCGGCGAGGTTGCCGTCGCGGCTATGACGCCCGTGGCTGACGTTAACCGTTTTGCCCAATATGCTTTAATCGGATTTTACGTGGGGATCGTGCCGATCGGACTTGGTCTATTGTGGTTTCCTTTCCTGCGCAGGTTTTCGGACAAGGGCATACAAGGAATTCTTGCGCTTACGGTCGGACTGCTGTTTTTTCTCGCGGTCGATACCGTTCAGGAAGGATTGGAGCTCGGAGCGGAAGCGCCGGGAATATTCCAAGGCACGGGATTGGTTTGGTTTGGCGCGCTCCTAAGCTTTCTCTTCCTGCTTGCATTGGATCAAGCGAATGAACGGAAAGGCACCCCTGACGGTAAACAATTGGCTTATAAGATCGCCGGAGGGATCGGGCTTCATAATCTTGGCGAGGGATTGGCGATCGGCGCAGCCTTCGCGGCCGGAGAAGCGGCACTGGGAACGTTCTTGATTATCGGCTTCACGCTGCACAATATTACGGAAGGGGTAGGCATTGCTTCGCCGCTCCTGAAAGATCAACCGACGTGGCGAACGTTCCTAACGTTGGCGCTTATTGCCGGAGCACCGGCGATCCTGGGAACTTGGATAGGCGGATTCGTGTTTAACGATACGTTGGCCGCACTGTTCTTCGGTATCGGAGCGGGGGCAATCGTGCAAGTGATCTATGTGATTAGCAAAATGGTCATAAGAGAGGCCGCGAAGGCGGGAAGACCCGCAGTGTCGTGGGTTAACTTGGCGAGTTTGACTCTCGGTATCGTATTGATGTACGTGACCGCGCTTTTCGTCAGCGTGTAA
- a CDS encoding DUF3105 domain-containing protein, with protein MVMGIIGALILIAALIGYGLASKWNKTNTSQLKKERKAELKQKSKKMRMTAHSLLAVAVLAIIVALVQNSSGKYDLGTLNYKEAIEVTTDRDYGGGHSEMPVLYEMKLPTSGTHSPHDLKFGYYTEKPATELLVHNLEHGDILIYYRPDASKEIKEAVEVLSHYKKAGAGVLAVPSTDIPEGKQLVMNAWTKTMELTAYDERKAGTFIYEYINKGPEQIPARVRRGGGTM; from the coding sequence ATGGTCATGGGAATAATCGGCGCCTTGATTCTAATAGCCGCTCTAATCGGTTACGGATTAGCTTCGAAATGGAATAAGACGAACACGAGTCAATTGAAGAAGGAGCGGAAAGCCGAGTTAAAGCAGAAAAGCAAGAAGATGCGCATGACCGCTCATTCCCTATTAGCGGTAGCCGTCTTGGCAATCATCGTAGCGTTGGTTCAGAACTCCTCCGGTAAGTACGATTTGGGAACTCTCAATTACAAAGAGGCAATCGAGGTGACGACAGACCGCGATTATGGAGGAGGACATTCGGAAATGCCGGTCTTATACGAGATGAAGCTCCCGACTTCGGGGACGCATAGTCCTCACGATCTGAAATTCGGCTATTACACGGAGAAGCCTGCAACGGAATTGCTGGTGCATAATTTGGAGCATGGGGATATTCTGATCTATTATCGCCCGGATGCAAGCAAGGAAATAAAAGAAGCGGTCGAAGTTCTCTCCCATTACAAGAAGGCGGGTGCGGGCGTTCTTGCCGTACCGAGCACGGACATTCCCGAAGGCAAGCAACTGGTGATGAACGCCTGGACGAAAACGATGGAGTTAACCGCGTACGACGAACGGAAGGCGGGTACCTTCATCTATGAATACATCAATAAAGGACCGGAGCAAATTCCGGCGAGGGTTCGGCGCGGCGGCGGCACGATGTAA